In the genome of Chryseobacterium sp. 52, the window ATTTTGTTGTTACTTTTTTCAAGACTTTTCCCCGATAGAACTTTTCAAGCAATTCTGTAGTTGCAATAGGAGTGGTAGTATTTGCATATAAATTTTCACCGGTCATTTCATGCTCGTTTACTTTTATGGTAAAATCCTTAATCCCTATTTTATTAATAAATTTCTGTACGGTTTGAGTTCCTCCTAGGATATTCAGCAATAAATCACACCCGTTATTATCACTGTGAGACACAGTATACCTTAACAGCTGGTCAAGGGTAAGGTATATATTACCTTCAGGAAATTCATCTTTTATGGGACTCCAGGTATCAGGATGAAGCTCTTCTTTTTTAATGAAAAATTTTTGATTGAGCTGAAGCTTCCCTTTATCTACCTGATCCAGAACAGCTAATGCAATATGGAATTTAAAAACACTCATCATCGGCATTTTCATAGTTCCGTTGATACTTAAAGTATCTTTGTCTTCGA includes:
- the bla gene encoding class A beta-lactamase, subclass A2, whose product is MIKNIVLTLVCLTGIHLKSQSIQQLRNELQEVISTKKATFGISMKGIEDKDTLSINGTMKMPMMSVFKFHIALAVLDQVDKGKLQLNQKFFIKKEELHPDTWSPIKDEFPEGNIYLTLDQLLRYTVSHSDNNGCDLLLNILGGTQTVQKFINKIGIKDFTIKVNEHEMTGENLYANTTTPIATTELLEKFYRGKVLKKVTTKYLYKIMVETSRGITWMKAGLPEGTELAHRTGISGTDGNNVRAAMNDIGIVKLPNGKHFILSIYLKNISEERVATEKIIADITKAVWEYYSKK